The following nucleotide sequence is from Psychroflexus torquis ATCC 700755.
ATCAGTTCAAAACGTTCGGTAAGGTCTGGATTGTCTCTATGCTCTTTACATAGCGGACTCATTTCTTTAGGATAATCGATAATAAAAGTGGGCTCTATAAACTTACCTTCACATTTCTCACCAAAAATCTCATCGATCAACTTGCCTTTACCCATAGTCTCATTCACCTCCAAATTCATTTCCAGAGCAGCAGTTCTCAATTCCTCTTCAGACTTTCCTGTAATATCGAAACCTGTAAATTGGATAATGGCAGCGGTCATAGTCACCCGTTTGTAAGGTGCTTTAAAATCGACATGATGTTCTTTAAACATAGTTTTGGTCGTCCCGTTAACTTGCAAAGCACAATACTCCAGCAAGTTCTCTGTAAACTCCATCATCCAGTTGTAATCTTTATAAGACACATAAATTTCCATGGCGGTAAACTCAGGGTTGTGAGTTCTATCCATCCCTTCATTTCTAAAGTTTTTAGAAAACTCATACACCCCATCAAAGCCCCCTACGATTAAACGCTTTAGATAAAGCTCATTGGCAATTCTCAAGTATAAAGGAATATCTAAAGCATTGTGGTGAGTGATAAACGGGCGTGCTGCTGCACCACCTGGGATAGATTGGAGAATAGGCGTTTCTACCTCCATATAGCCTTTCTCATTAAAGAAATTTCGCATTGCTGTAAACAAAGCCGAGCGTTTTTTGAAAATATCTTTCACTCCGGGATTCACCACCAAATCGACATAACGCTGTCTGTAGCGCTGTTCTGCATCCTGAAACCCATCGTATTCATGGCCCTCTCTATCTTTTTTGGGAAGAGGAAGCGGTTTTAGAGATTTACTCAACAGTTTAAAGTCCAACACTTTTATGGTCTTCTCCCCTACCATAGTCGTAAACAACTCCCCTTCGATCCCTATAAAATCACCGATGTCTAGTAATTTTTTATAGACCTCATTATAGAGAGTCTTATCCTCTCCTGTACAAATCTCATCTCTATTAAAATAGACTTGGACACGGCCTTCCCCATCTTGCAACTCCGCAAAAGAAGCTTTTCCTTGAATCCTTCTAGACATCAAACGACCGGCGACTACAACTTTTTTCCCTTCCTCAAAGTTTTCCTTCACTTGGGTAGACGTGTGGGTATAATGAAACTGGTCTGCAGGATATGGATTGATGCCCATACCCTTTAAGGTGGTTAATTTATCTCGCCTTACGCGCTCTTGCTCTGATAATTGCATAATTAAGTCTATTTTCTAATGCCGCAAATATAAAGACAATCCGCCAATATCGTAAGCCATCCTCACAATTAAACCACAGCATCTTAAGAAATGCTATCTAGTTTTAAAGCCTTTTTATTTATTTTGATTTTGTGTGAATTTAATTTGATGCCTTTTAGACAGTGAGCTTTATGTTTTTTAGTTACTTTCAAGAGGCATCTGGGATGTAGAGATTTGGCTGAAGGTGAAAAGTTCATTTCAATTTTAAAAGCCTTCAATTTTCACCTTAAGTCATGGGTGAAAGGTAAATCCTACTTCTTCAAGCTCTTTAGACATAAGATAAAACAAACTAAAACCCCTTAAAACTAAATACCGAAAAACTGTTAAAAACATACTTATAATCGGGGATATAAACTCTTAATATGAATAAAAATATTAAATTTATTATGTTTTAACACTAGCATCCGAAAGTCGGGATTTTAAAAAGCCCTCAGAATCACGTATTTTTGAGTTCTACCAAAAACTTTTCAAATATGGGACTCTTCAGGCGAAACAAAAATAACAATAAACCAGTCATTCGACAAATTTTAGATTTAGTACCCCATTGGTTATTTAGAAGTTGCACCAATACCTACAAAACAGATAAAGGTGTTCATAAGTATAGAACTTACGACCAGTTTGTTGCTTTAACTTTCGGACAGCTTAATAAGTGCCAGAGCCTCAATGATATATCAGCAGGAATTGGAGTTAGCGAGATTTTTATAAGCGACTTAGGTTTAAGCCAAAGCCCTGCTCGTTCTACAATGAGCGATGGCAATAAAAAGCGTGACTGGCAGGTGTTTGAGAGCTTGTATTATCGTTTATTAAGTCACTATAAATCGGTGCTAAAACAGCATCATAACACTCATATTATAGAAGAGATTAAGGGCAAGGTAGTTAAACTAATAGATAGCTCAACGATTTCCTTGTGTCTGGCTATGTTTGATTGGGCAGTCCCGATCGCTATCGGGACGGACAGCTAAAGGAGGTATTAAATTACACACTAGCTGGGATTATAATTTAATGATACCTGATGTAGTAAATATAACAGAAGCAAAGGTTCATGACAGATATGGATTAAAGCAACTCATTTTCCCTAAAGACACTATTATAGTTGAAGACAGAGCTTATTTCGATTTTGAATTAATGCTCAATAGAATAAAAGCAGAAAATGTTTTTGTTACTAGAATTAAGTCCAACACTTTGTATGAAACGATAGAGGAGCTGGAGCTTGCTGATGATGTTGACCAACATATTCTTAAAGATGAAATAATACAACTTACATCAGGTAGGGCGATAGAAACGGGTATTTCAAAGCATAAACTAAGATTGGTACATGTTTATAAAGAAGATGAAAACAAAGTAATTGCCATTATTACCAACCAACTTGATTGGGAATACAATACCATTGCAGCATTATATAAGAAACGTTGGGATATTGAATTATTTTTTAAAGCTTTAAAGCAAAACCTACAAGTAAAAACCTTCTGGGGAACCAGTGAGAATGCAGTAAAATCACAAATATATGTAGCGCTGATAAACTATCTACTTTTAGAGCTTATAAAACGAACTATTTCCAAAAAAGCAGTTGCTTTTTCTAATTTGACAGAAAAAGTGAGATTTTGCTTGTATCACTATCTATCACTAGACTATGTGTGCAATGAAGTCAAAGAAGGTGTTCGTAAAGTGACAATTTCACCACAAAAAGTATTGGTATTAGAGAGGGACTTATTTTCTGGGTAAAGTGAGCTTTTTAATGTAAACATTGGGGTAGAGACATGTTTTTTACTTCTTTCTAAAAACTTTCGGATGCTAGTGATGTTTTAATTGTTATTTAACGCAAAAGTTTGATTTATGACTTGAATCCAGCTACCAATCAAAAGCCTTTATCATGAAAAAACTATTACTTATAACGTCATTTCTTTTTACACTTACATTTTACGCCCAAAACAACTCAGACTTTTATCTCGCCCCCAATGGAGTAACCTGCCTATGTCCAGAGGCTGATTTTGGAGACACAGGAACCTTAACCATTGACGGTGAAACCAAAATATTCACAAAACGGTCTCGTGACCAACTTTACGCATTGATTAATAATGATGTACAAGATCCACAAATTGCCCTCACCTGTACAAGTGGTATAACTAACATGAGTGATTTATTTAATGGGTTTAATGGAAATAGCTCATCTTTTAACCAAAATTTGGAGCATTGGGATGTAAGTAATGTTACTAATATGAGAAGTATGTTTTCTTTTTGCATCATCTTTTAATCAACCCCTTAATTCATGGGATGTCAGTAATGTCACAACTATGTTTTATACTTTCAGTCGAGCATCCAATTTTGACCAACCTCTGGATAATTGGGATGTAAGTAATGTGACGAATATGTATGCCATGTTTGGTTTCGCATCTACATTTAACCAACCCCTTAATAATTGGGATGTAAGTAATGTTACAGATATGGGAAGCATGTTTAATGGTTCAACTTCATTCAATCAACCCCTTAATAATTGGGATGTAAGTAATGTTACGGATATGGGAAGCATGTTTAATGGTTCAACTTCATTCAATCAACCCCTTAATAATTGGGATGTAAGTAATGTATTTAGTATGTATACTATGTTTGCTAATGCAACTTCTTTTGATAGAGATTTAAGTGACTGGAGTTTTTATCAAGAGGTTTATTTAGATCAGTTTTTGGATAATACTCATATGAGTAGTGATAACTACGATACTCTTTTACAAAGCTTCGATAATCAAAACCTAGTAGGCTTATTCCTAAGTGCAGAAAATGTGGCTTATTGTAATGAACAAACCCGTAATAATTTAATCAATAGCAAGAATTGGACTATTGTAGGTGATTTCCCTGGGCAGTGTGGAGCTACTCTAAATCCGTCTACAATTCCGTTTGTGACCACTTGGACTGTTCAGGACGATTTAAGCGCAGCTATTTATACCTCCAATGCAGGGCGAACGCATTAAAAAAAGTTTAAGTTAATTGGGTAAAAATGAGTGTTAATCACTTAAAATTCATCATATTATTTGTTGTTTTTTAGTTTAAAATATTGTATATTATATTGATAACCAATACTTTATACATTTTGAAAACTACCCAAAAGCTAAAGACCATATTTGGTCAAATACCCGACTTTAGACGTTCTCACAAGCAACTTTACGATTTAGAAAGCATCCTTCTCATCGGGATTATTTCAGTGATTTGTGGAGCAGATTCATGGAATGAAATGGAAAACTACGCCAACTCAAAAGAAGAATTTCTTCGTAGCTTCCTTGATTTGCCTAATGGTATCCCCTCGCACGACACATTTAATCGCGTTTTTTCTAATATTGACAGTAATCAATTTGAAAAATGCTTTATACAATGGGTTAGTGCTCTTGCACAACTACAGCCCAGAGAAATCATTGCTATAGATGGTAAAACAATTAGAGGTGCTAAAGCTGGCGGTAAAAAATCCCCAGTACACATGGTTAGTGCTTGGGCAAATGACAATAATTTGGTTTTAGGACAAGTGAAAGTTTCCCACAAGTCAAATGAGATCACTGCCATTCCAAAATTATTAAAAGTCTTATCCATAGAAAATACTATTGTAACTATTGATGCTATGGGATGTCAAACTAAAATAGCTAAGGCCATCGTTAAAAAAAATGCAGACTATATCTTGGCTGTAAAAGAGAATCAACCTCAGTTACTAGAGCATATTGAAGATGAATTTAGATTTGGAAAAACTATGGAATCAAACCTTAGCCAAGAATTAGACCATGGCAGAATAGAAACCAGGACGTGCAGTGTAATAAGCAACTTTAAGTTTATTTTAAAAAACAATAACTGGGAAAACCTAACAAGTGTTATAAAAATAGAAAGCAAACGTGAGTTTAAAAACTCACAAAAGCCTGCACAACACGCAATACGATATTATATTTCAAGTATAAAGGCTAGCTCCCAAGATTTTCAAAAAGCCATTCGTTCTCATTGGTCTATAGAAAATAAGTTACACTGGACTTTAGATGTTGCTTTTTCAGAAGATGCTTCTAGAAAAAGAACAGGTAACTCCACTCAAAATTTCTCCATACTCAATAAAATTGCACTAAATTTATTGAAAAATGAAAAATCATTAAAAACAGGGGTGAAGAGCAGAAGACTTCAAGCGGGATGGGACAATCACTATCTGATAAAAGTGCTGAATCTAATGAAAGTTTAATGCGTTTGCCCTGACCTCCAATGCCTTTGATTATGATTTTACAGTAGATTGGGGAGATGGGGAGATAGATCAAAACGTGACAGCAGATATAACTCATGATTATGCTACTCCAGGCACCTATACCGTAAATATTATCGGCGTGTTTCCTTATTTTAAATCCTGTGAAATTGCTACGGGTTTTTCAGACTGCGATAACGCACCAAAACTTAGTAGTATAGAGTCTTGGGGAGATCAAGAATGGCGTGCCATGATAGGAAGTTTCAGAAGTGCAAATAATATGATAATTAACACGCTTCAAGCGCCAAATTTAACTTTCACAACAAGTTTAAAAGAAACTTTTAGAGACGCATCAAGTTTTAACCAACCTCTTGATAATTGGGA
It contains:
- a CDS encoding BspA family leucine-rich repeat surface protein, which codes for MKKLLLITSFLFTLTFYAQNNSDFYLAPNGVTCLCPEADFGDTGTLTIDGETKIFTKRSRDQLYALINNDVQDPQIALTCTSGITNMSDLFNGFNGNSSSFNQNLEHWDVSNVTNMRSMFSFCIIF
- the lysS gene encoding lysine--tRNA ligase, which produces MQLSEQERVRRDKLTTLKGMGINPYPADQFHYTHTSTQVKENFEEGKKVVVAGRLMSRRIQGKASFAELQDGEGRVQVYFNRDEICTGEDKTLYNEVYKKLLDIGDFIGIEGELFTTMVGEKTIKVLDFKLLSKSLKPLPLPKKDREGHEYDGFQDAEQRYRQRYVDLVVNPGVKDIFKKRSALFTAMRNFFNEKGYMEVETPILQSIPGGAAARPFITHHNALDIPLYLRIANELYLKRLIVGGFDGVYEFSKNFRNEGMDRTHNPEFTAMEIYVSYKDYNWMMEFTENLLEYCALQVNGTTKTMFKEHHVDFKAPYKRVTMTAAIIQFTGFDITGKSEEELRTAALEMNLEVNETMGKGKLIDEIFGEKCEGKFIEPTFIIDYPKEMSPLCKEHRDNPDLTERFELMVCGKEIANAYSELNDPIEQRERFEDQMKLSQKGDDEATEFIDYDFLRALEYGMPPTSGLGIGMDRLIMFLTNNPSIQEVLFFPQMRPEKKKVELTEEEKVVIDLLKVTSPQALEEIKSKSELSNKKWDKAIKGLRSKDQATVDKTNEGLFVNLV
- a CDS encoding ISAs1-like element ISPto5 family transposase, producing the protein MKTTQKLKTIFGQIPDFRRSHKQLYDLESILLIGIISVICGADSWNEMENYANSKEEFLRSFLDLPNGIPSHDTFNRVFSNIDSNQFEKCFIQWVSALAQLQPREIIAIDGKTIRGAKAGGKKSPVHMVSAWANDNNLVLGQVKVSHKSNEITAIPKLLKVLSIENTIVTIDAMGCQTKIAKAIVKKNADYILAVKENQPQLLEHIEDEFRFGKTMESNLSQELDHGRIETRTCSVISNFKFILKNNNWENLTSVIKIESKREFKNSQKPAQHAIRYYISSIKASSQDFQKAIRSHWSIENKLHWTLDVAFSEDASRKRTGNSTQNFSILNKIALNLLKNEKSLKTGVKSRRLQAGWDNHYLIKVLNLMKV
- a CDS encoding BspA family leucine-rich repeat surface protein, translated to MFGFASTFNQPLNNWDVSNVTDMGSMFNGSTSFNQPLNNWDVSNVTDMGSMFNGSTSFNQPLNNWDVSNVFSMYTMFANATSFDRDLSDWSFYQEVYLDQFLDNTHMSSDNYDTLLQSFDNQNLVGLFLSAENVAYCNEQTRNNLINSKNWTIVGDFPGQCGATLNPSTIPFVTTWTVQDDLSAAIYTSNAGRTH